In one window of Pseudobdellovibrionaceae bacterium DNA:
- the msrA gene encoding peptide-methionine (S)-S-oxide reductase MsrA — protein MSFRGGPLFKEANVFRWPNFRKLRHLWFKQGIFMSFIESKDFETKTSGTGCEVAVFGAGCFWGVEEIFRQLPGVANTVVGYMGGEPNTAIYSQVKTGSTGHAECVRVEFVPSEITYETLLQYFFRLHDPTTINRQGNDVGSQYRSVIFYYDDRQRTAAEWVKEQVNDSKKWPRPVVTSIEPAQEFYLAEEEHQDYLQKYPNGYSCHFLRD, from the coding sequence ATGAGTTTTCGCGGCGGGCCACTTTTCAAGGAAGCCAATGTATTTCGGTGGCCGAATTTTCGGAAATTGCGGCACCTCTGGTTTAAACAGGGAATATTTATGAGCTTTATAGAGAGTAAAGATTTTGAAACGAAGACCAGTGGTACAGGATGCGAAGTGGCAGTTTTTGGCGCCGGGTGCTTTTGGGGTGTAGAAGAGATTTTTCGTCAACTGCCTGGTGTTGCAAATACAGTTGTGGGCTATATGGGTGGTGAGCCCAATACTGCCATTTATAGTCAGGTAAAAACGGGGTCCACGGGACATGCGGAGTGTGTTCGTGTTGAGTTTGTTCCCAGTGAGATTACATATGAAACACTGTTGCAGTATTTTTTTCGGCTACACGACCCCACGACAATAAACCGACAAGGAAATGATGTGGGTTCGCAATACAGGTCTGTTATCTTCTACTATGATGATCGACAACGAACAGCCGCTGAGTGGGTCAAAGAACAGGTGAATGATTCAAAAAAATGGCCTAGGCCCGTTGTCACATCAATAGAGCCAGCCCAAGAGTTCTATCTTGCTGAAGAAGAACATCAAGACTACCTCCAGAAATACCCCAACGGGTACAGCTGCCACTTCTTAAGAGATTAG
- a CDS encoding SOS response-associated peptidase family protein, with protein sequence MCAQFIVKGHLKDLEKFYGISVPETWSKSVNVRVLPHQQAPVIVASGEALNLVSMSFSLIPSWSKTRRVKFATHNARLETVAEKPTWRRPFAEAHCVVPMTFFVEPIYTGEYAGHMVAFSEKQEAFLLAAGVWDSWVDPETGEVLDSFAILTDTPNEFVAHTGHDRMPLFLDPSHVPLWLKAKDKAPGDWLSFLKAHRATLGMKVKKDRAMRPGWEKRA encoded by the coding sequence ATGTGTGCGCAGTTCATTGTTAAAGGACACCTTAAGGATCTTGAAAAATTTTACGGAATAAGTGTGCCAGAGACTTGGTCGAAATCAGTGAATGTGCGAGTTCTTCCCCACCAACAAGCGCCAGTGATTGTGGCTAGTGGTGAAGCCTTGAATCTTGTATCTATGAGTTTTTCATTGATCCCCTCGTGGTCAAAAACGCGTCGAGTTAAGTTTGCCACACACAATGCTCGATTAGAAACGGTGGCTGAAAAGCCCACTTGGCGACGGCCTTTTGCTGAGGCCCACTGTGTGGTGCCAATGACATTCTTTGTCGAGCCTATCTATACCGGAGAATATGCTGGGCACATGGTGGCATTTTCAGAAAAACAAGAAGCTTTTCTACTGGCAGCTGGTGTATGGGATAGTTGGGTGGATCCAGAGACGGGGGAAGTTTTAGATTCTTTTGCCATTCTTACGGATACGCCAAACGAATTTGTTGCCCACACAGGCCATGATCGAATGCCGTTGTTTCTTGATCCATCGCATGTACCGCTGTGGTTAAAGGCAAAGGATAAGGCGCCCGGTGATTGGCTGAGCTTTTTAAAAGCTCATAGGGCGACATTGGGGATGAAGGTCAAAAAGGATCGAGCCATGCGCCCGGGGTGGGAAAAGCGGGCGTAG
- a CDS encoding ChaN family lipoprotein → MLVKNLLSFVFVGLASTQMAVASIDADTIYDGHRVEPQSLDSVIEKIQPGTVVVLSEYHDSVDHHKKQALFLHRLAEAGFNVSVGMEFIGYPFQKQVDDFLASKITEDEFLKAILWPGNPFEFYRELVLFPAHHSGRTLGLNAPQWLSRKISQGGFESLTPEEKEFMPPNFEMGNDLYYERFKEAVGGHGAAADDEIKAEVAINEEPFDDGIKLHSQMVKHSKNEDDRLYRYFMAQSLWDDTMAWQASSYINENPDQVLVIIVGDFHNVYGGGLPDRLVARGVQQLLTISQTRLFDDSKADNFAKVAPHPRYGNRADYVWVSE, encoded by the coding sequence ATGTTAGTTAAAAATTTATTGAGTTTTGTTTTTGTGGGGCTTGCTTCCACCCAGATGGCCGTGGCTTCCATTGATGCCGATACGATTTACGATGGACACCGGGTTGAGCCACAAAGCCTAGATAGTGTGATCGAAAAGATTCAGCCAGGAACTGTGGTGGTGCTCAGTGAATACCACGACTCTGTGGATCACCATAAAAAACAAGCATTGTTTTTACATCGGCTGGCCGAGGCTGGGTTTAACGTTAGCGTGGGTATGGAATTCATCGGCTACCCTTTTCAAAAACAGGTCGATGATTTCTTGGCTTCAAAAATCACTGAAGACGAGTTTTTAAAAGCCATTTTGTGGCCCGGAAACCCCTTCGAATTTTATCGTGAATTGGTGTTATTTCCGGCCCATCATTCGGGGCGAACCCTCGGGTTAAATGCCCCACAGTGGTTATCTAGAAAAATCAGTCAAGGGGGTTTTGAATCACTAACTCCTGAAGAGAAAGAATTCATGCCTCCTAATTTTGAGATGGGAAATGATCTCTATTATGAGCGGTTCAAAGAAGCTGTGGGGGGGCATGGTGCCGCTGCCGATGATGAGATTAAAGCCGAAGTGGCCATCAATGAAGAACCTTTTGATGATGGAATAAAATTGCACTCTCAAATGGTGAAGCACTCAAAAAATGAGGATGATAGACTTTATCGCTATTTCATGGCGCAAAGCCTTTGGGATGACACCATGGCATGGCAGGCCTCCTCTTACATAAATGAAAATCCGGATCAAGTGCTAGTGATTATTGTGGGAGACTTTCATAATGTCTATGGGGGTGGATTGCCCGATCGCCTCGTCGCTCGTGGTGTCCAACAGCTTTTGACGATCTCACAAACTCGCCTCTTTGATGATTCAAAGGCTGACAATTTTGCCAAAGTAGCCCCGCATCCCCGTTATGGTAATCGGGCTGATTATGTTTGGGTTTCAGAGTAA
- a CDS encoding class II aldolase/adducin family protein, whose protein sequence is MAQKEYEIKISQEIVNVCRRLHSKNYLAAADGNISYRVDESRILITPSGKPKFLIEPKDMSVVTPSGEVLVGKPSSEMAMHLEIYDRCPKAKAVVHAHPPTAIAWTVAEPKLEELPCTALSEVILATGGIPIAPYARPGTNEMALRVRPYLPQSRVLILARHGAVSWGESLDEAYIGMERLEHSAEILMKAKIMGGVTELPADEVDFLRDLRKKMGPKIL, encoded by the coding sequence ATGGCACAGAAAGAATATGAGATAAAAATTTCTCAAGAAATAGTGAATGTTTGTCGACGATTGCATTCAAAAAACTACTTGGCGGCAGCCGATGGAAATATCAGCTACAGAGTGGATGAGTCTCGTATTTTAATAACTCCCAGCGGGAAACCAAAATTTTTGATAGAGCCAAAAGATATGTCTGTGGTGACTCCGTCTGGCGAAGTTCTCGTCGGCAAACCCTCATCCGAGATGGCCATGCATTTAGAAATCTACGATCGTTGCCCCAAGGCAAAGGCCGTAGTTCACGCTCATCCGCCCACAGCCATTGCTTGGACAGTGGCAGAACCAAAGCTTGAAGAGCTTCCCTGCACGGCCCTCAGTGAGGTGATTTTAGCAACAGGTGGCATCCCTATTGCGCCTTATGCGCGACCAGGTACAAATGAAATGGCCCTGCGCGTGCGCCCTTATTTGCCCCAATCTCGGGTTTTGATTCTGGCCCGGCATGGAGCCGTGAGTTGGGGAGAAAGTCTAGATGAAGCATACATCGGAATGGAGCGATTAGAGCACTCAGCTGAAATCTTAATGAAGGCTAAAATCATGGGAGGAGTCACTGAGTTGCCAGCTGATGAGGTGGATTTCTTGCGCGACTTAAGAAAAAAAATGGGACCAAAGATTTTATGA
- the mtnA gene encoding S-methyl-5-thioribose-1-phosphate isomerase: MRDLFALSIRRVDGQLSIIDQTLLPHEEQWVDINSPEDMVAAIKQLMVRGAPLIGVAAALALGDFANKGASNEQFLNAAEELRRSRPTAVNLMWAIDRLLSVKPYSADSILSLAESIFDEDVQLCEKIALAGATLLEDGDSILTHCNTGGLATAGVGTALGIIQQAHRQGKSIHVYVDETRPLLQGGRLTTWELEKLAIPYTLICDNMAASLMKEGKISKAIVGSDRVAANGDFANKIGTYSVAVACQYHGVPFYVAAPYTTVDLQCPSGREIPIEIRRPEEVRGVKGQFGEVIWAPEKSNVYNPAFDVTPSELVSGWIFEQGVLSKDDIRSGRLAQLKGE, from the coding sequence ATGAGAGATTTATTCGCCCTGTCGATTCGAAGAGTGGACGGTCAGCTGTCCATTATAGATCAAACGCTTTTGCCTCATGAAGAGCAGTGGGTGGACATCAATTCGCCAGAGGATATGGTTGCGGCCATTAAGCAACTGATGGTGCGAGGGGCTCCGTTGATTGGGGTGGCTGCCGCGTTAGCATTAGGGGATTTTGCAAATAAGGGCGCGTCTAACGAGCAGTTCTTGAACGCCGCAGAGGAGTTGCGTCGGTCTCGACCCACGGCAGTGAATCTCATGTGGGCCATTGATCGATTGTTGTCGGTGAAACCCTACAGTGCCGACTCCATATTAAGTCTTGCTGAATCGATTTTTGATGAAGATGTACAATTGTGTGAGAAAATAGCTTTAGCCGGGGCGACTCTCCTAGAAGATGGAGATTCAATATTGACCCACTGTAATACCGGTGGCCTTGCCACAGCGGGCGTGGGCACAGCATTGGGTATCATTCAACAGGCCCATCGTCAGGGAAAATCCATTCATGTGTATGTGGATGAAACCCGTCCCCTCCTTCAAGGTGGGCGACTGACAACATGGGAGCTTGAAAAACTCGCTATCCCATACACATTGATTTGTGACAACATGGCGGCCAGTTTGATGAAAGAAGGCAAGATTAGTAAAGCCATTGTGGGATCTGATCGCGTGGCTGCAAACGGAGATTTTGCGAATAAAATTGGAACCTACTCTGTGGCTGTGGCCTGTCAATATCATGGTGTACCGTTTTATGTGGCAGCCCCTTACACGACGGTAGACCTACAGTGTCCGTCGGGTCGGGAAATTCCCATTGAGATTCGGCGCCCTGAAGAAGTTAGGGGAGTAAAGGGTCAGTTTGGCGAGGTGATCTGGGCTCCGGAAAAGTCGAATGTGTATAATCCTGCTTTTGATGTGACACCTTCGGAGCTGGTTTCGGGATGGATTTTTGAACAGGGTGTGTTGTCAAAAGATGATATTAGGTCTGGGCGTTTAGCGCAGCTGAAAGGAGAATAG
- a CDS encoding TIGR01212 family radical SAM protein (This family includes YhcC from E. coli K-12, an uncharacterized radical SAM protein.): MLTDDLWRGLPYFPISQYYQSKFGTKVHKIPVSVAETCPNREGLRGMKTCNFCDAWGSAAYPDVREQDLKDQILNNKMRVQSRAKASKFLVYFQAYTNTFSKTERLRQQFSVASEFEDVVGFVVGTRPDCLSDNVFDLWNEYGEKKYLAVELGVQTFDEDQLIWMRRGHTAKKSMQAIERIARKCPRLSLGIHLMFGLKSETDEQIVETAKLVSTLPIDNVKLHNLHVLKDTPLEEEFLRGEFWPISREDYARRVVLFLENLRPDIAVHRLAALASRHDELVAPAWAKMKMENYQFILDEFSRRATFQGSQCISVAEFSEIAAPLV, from the coding sequence ATGCTTACCGACGACCTGTGGCGGGGATTGCCCTATTTTCCTATCAGTCAGTACTATCAAAGTAAATTTGGAACCAAGGTTCACAAAATACCTGTGAGCGTGGCAGAGACGTGCCCCAACCGCGAGGGGTTGCGGGGGATGAAAACCTGTAATTTTTGTGATGCCTGGGGATCTGCGGCTTACCCGGATGTGCGAGAGCAAGATTTAAAAGATCAGATTTTAAATAATAAAATGCGAGTACAAAGCCGAGCAAAAGCATCAAAATTTTTGGTCTACTTTCAAGCTTATACTAATACTTTTTCAAAAACAGAGCGATTGAGGCAACAGTTTTCTGTGGCCAGCGAGTTTGAGGATGTAGTTGGGTTTGTTGTGGGAACTCGTCCGGATTGTTTGTCAGATAATGTTTTTGATCTGTGGAATGAATATGGTGAGAAAAAATATTTGGCCGTTGAGCTTGGCGTTCAGACATTTGATGAAGATCAGTTGATTTGGATGCGACGAGGCCACACAGCAAAAAAATCAATGCAAGCCATTGAGCGCATTGCCCGTAAATGTCCCCGTTTGAGTTTAGGCATTCACCTCATGTTTGGTCTAAAATCAGAAACAGACGAGCAAATCGTCGAGACAGCAAAGTTGGTTTCAACACTTCCTATTGACAACGTGAAGCTGCATAATCTGCACGTACTAAAAGACACTCCATTGGAAGAAGAGTTTTTGCGTGGAGAATTTTGGCCCATTTCAAGAGAAGACTATGCCCGGCGTGTGGTGTTGTTTCTAGAAAATCTGCGCCCGGATATTGCAGTCCATCGCTTGGCGGCCCTGGCAAGCCGGCACGACGAGCTTGTTGCACCGGCCTGGGCGAAGATGAAGATGGAAAACTACCAGTTTATATTGGATGAGTTTTCGCGGCGGGCCACTTTTCAAGGAAGCCAATGTATTTCGGTGGCCGAATTTTCGGAAATTGCGGCACCTCTGGTTTAA